From Streptomyces fungicidicus, one genomic window encodes:
- the fusA gene encoding elongation factor G, protein MATTSLDLAKVRNIGIMAHIDAGKTTTTERILFYTGVSYKIGEVHDGAATMDWMEQEQERGITITSAATTCHWPLEDNDYTINIIDTPGHVDFTVEVERSLRVLDGAVTVFDGVAGVEPQSETVWRQADRYGVPRICFVNKLDRTGAEFHRCVEMISDRLGAQPLVMQLPIGAEADFKGVVDLVTMKAFVWSAEAAKGEMYDVVDIPATHTEAAEEWRGKLLEAVAENDEEIMELYLEGQEPTTEQLYTAIRRITIASGKSSDTTVTPVFCGTAFKNKGVQPLLDAVVRYLPTPLDVEAIEGHDVKDPEVVVKRKPSEDEPLAALAFKIMSDPHLGKLTFVRVYSGRLESGTAVLNSVKGKKERIGKIYRMHANKREEIESVGAGDIVAVMGLKQTTTGETLSDDKNPVILESMDFPAPVIQVAIEPKSKGDQEKLGVAIQRLAEEDPSFQVHSDEETGQTIIGGMGELHLEVLVDRMRREFKVEANVGKPQVAYRETIRKAVERVDYTHKKQTGGTGQFAKVQIAIEPIEGGDASYEFVNKVTGGRIPKEYIPSVDAGAQEAMQFGILAGYEMTGVRVTLIDGGYHEVDSSELAFKIAGSQAFKEAARKASPVLLEPMMAVEVTTPEDYMGEVIGDINSRRGQIQAMEERAGARVVKGLVPLSEMFGYVGDLRSKTSGRASYSMQFDSYAEVPRNVAEEIIAKAKGE, encoded by the coding sequence ATGGCTACCACTTCACTTGACCTGGCCAAGGTCCGCAACATCGGGATCATGGCCCACATCGACGCGGGCAAGACGACCACCACCGAGCGGATCCTGTTCTACACCGGTGTGTCGTACAAGATCGGTGAGGTCCACGACGGCGCCGCCACCATGGACTGGATGGAGCAGGAGCAGGAGCGTGGCATCACGATCACGTCTGCTGCGACCACCTGCCACTGGCCGCTCGAGGACAACGACTACACGATCAACATCATCGACACCCCGGGGCACGTCGACTTCACCGTCGAGGTGGAGCGTTCCCTGCGTGTGCTCGACGGTGCCGTGACCGTGTTCGACGGTGTCGCCGGTGTCGAGCCGCAGTCCGAGACGGTGTGGCGTCAGGCTGACCGTTACGGCGTCCCGCGCATCTGCTTCGTGAACAAGCTGGACCGTACCGGCGCCGAGTTCCACCGCTGCGTGGAGATGATCTCGGACCGCCTGGGCGCCCAGCCGCTGGTCATGCAGCTCCCGATCGGTGCCGAGGCCGACTTCAAGGGCGTCGTCGACCTCGTGACGATGAAGGCCTTCGTGTGGTCCGCCGAGGCGGCCAAGGGCGAGATGTACGACGTCGTCGACATCCCGGCCACGCACACCGAGGCCGCCGAGGAGTGGCGCGGCAAGCTGCTCGAGGCCGTCGCGGAGAACGACGAAGAGATCATGGAGCTGTACCTGGAGGGCCAGGAGCCCACCACGGAGCAGCTGTACACCGCGATCCGTCGCATCACCATCGCGTCCGGCAAGTCCAGCGACACCACGGTCACCCCGGTGTTCTGCGGCACCGCGTTCAAGAACAAGGGCGTCCAGCCCCTGCTCGACGCGGTCGTGCGCTACCTGCCGACCCCGCTCGACGTGGAGGCCATCGAGGGCCACGACGTCAAGGACCCCGAGGTCGTCGTCAAGCGCAAGCCGTCCGAGGACGAGCCGCTGGCCGCGCTCGCGTTCAAGATCATGAGCGACCCGCACCTCGGCAAGCTCACCTTCGTCCGGGTCTACTCGGGCCGCCTGGAGTCCGGCACCGCCGTGCTGAACTCCGTCAAGGGCAAGAAGGAGCGCATCGGCAAGATCTACCGCATGCACGCCAACAAGCGTGAGGAGATCGAGTCGGTGGGCGCCGGCGACATCGTCGCCGTCATGGGCCTGAAGCAGACCACCACCGGTGAGACGCTGTCCGACGACAAGAACCCGGTGATCCTGGAGTCCATGGACTTCCCGGCGCCGGTCATCCAGGTCGCCATCGAGCCCAAGTCGAAGGGCGACCAGGAGAAGCTCGGCGTCGCGATCCAGCGTCTGGCCGAGGAGGACCCGTCCTTCCAGGTCCACTCGGACGAGGAGACCGGCCAGACCATCATCGGTGGTATGGGCGAGCTGCACCTCGAGGTGCTGGTCGACCGTATGCGCCGTGAGTTCAAGGTCGAGGCCAACGTCGGCAAGCCCCAGGTCGCGTACCGTGAGACGATCCGCAAGGCCGTCGAGCGCGTGGACTACACCCACAAGAAGCAGACCGGTGGTACCGGTCAGTTCGCCAAGGTGCAGATCGCGATCGAGCCGATCGAGGGCGGCGACGCCTCGTACGAGTTCGTGAACAAGGTCACCGGTGGCCGCATCCCGAAGGAGTACATCCCTTCGGTGGACGCCGGTGCGCAGGAGGCCATGCAGTTCGGCATTCTGGCCGGCTACGAGATGACTGGCGTCCGCGTCACGCTCATCGACGGTGGCTACCATGAGGTCGACTCCTCCGAGCTCGCGTTCAAGATCGCCGGTTCGCAGGCCTTCAAGGAGGCCGCGCGCAAGGCTTCGCCCGTGCTCCTGGAGCCGATGATGGCCGTCGAGGTCACCACGCCCGAGGACTACATGGGTGAGGTCATCGGCGACATCAACTCCCGCCGTGGCCAGATCCAGGCCATGGAGGAGCGGGCGGGTGCCCGCGTCGTGAAGGGTCTCGTGCCCCTCTCGGAGATGTTCGGTTACGTCGGCGACCTGCGCAGCAAGACGTCCGGCCGGGCCAGCTACTCCATGCAGTTCGACTCCTACGCCGAGGTTCCGCGGAACGTCGCCGAGGAGATCATCGCGAAGGCCAAGGGCGAGTAG
- the tuf gene encoding elongation factor Tu, giving the protein MAKAKFERTKPHVNIGTIGHIDHGKTTLTAAITKVLHDAYPDLNEASAFDQIDKAPEERQRGITISIAHVEYQTETRHYAHVDCPGHADYIKNMITGAAQMDGAILVVAATDGPMPQTKEHVLLARQVGVPYIVVALNKADMVDDEEILELVELEVRELLSEYEFPGDDLPVVKVSALKALEGDKEWGNSVLELMKAVDENIPQPERDVDKPFLMPIEDVFTITGRGTVVTGRIERGVLKVNETVDIVGIKNEKTTTTVTGIEMFRKLLDEGQAGENVGLLLRGIKREDVERGQVIIKPGSVTPHTEFEAQAYILSKDEGGRHTPFFNNYRPQFYFRTTDVTGVVTLPEGTEMVMPGDNTEMKVELIQPVAMEEGLKFAIREGGRTVGAGQVTKINK; this is encoded by the coding sequence GTGGCGAAGGCGAAGTTCGAGCGGACTAAGCCGCACGTCAACATCGGCACCATCGGTCACATCGACCACGGTAAGACGACCCTCACGGCCGCCATTACCAAGGTGCTGCACGACGCGTACCCGGACCTGAACGAGGCCTCGGCCTTCGACCAGATCGACAAGGCTCCCGAGGAGCGCCAGCGCGGTATCACCATCTCCATCGCGCACGTCGAGTACCAGACCGAGACGCGTCACTACGCCCACGTCGACTGCCCCGGTCACGCGGACTACATCAAGAACATGATCACGGGTGCGGCGCAGATGGACGGCGCCATCCTCGTGGTCGCGGCCACCGACGGCCCGATGCCGCAGACCAAGGAGCACGTGCTCCTGGCCCGCCAGGTCGGCGTTCCGTACATCGTCGTCGCCCTGAACAAGGCCGACATGGTGGACGACGAGGAGATCCTGGAGCTCGTCGAGCTCGAGGTCCGTGAGCTGCTCTCCGAGTACGAGTTCCCGGGCGACGACCTGCCGGTCGTCAAGGTCTCCGCGCTCAAGGCCCTCGAGGGCGACAAGGAGTGGGGCAACTCCGTCCTCGAGCTCATGAAGGCCGTGGACGAGAACATCCCGCAGCCCGAGCGTGACGTCGACAAGCCGTTCCTGATGCCGATCGAGGACGTCTTCACGATCACCGGTCGTGGCACCGTCGTCACCGGTCGTATCGAGCGCGGTGTCCTCAAGGTCAACGAGACCGTCGACATCGTGGGCATCAAGAACGAGAAGACCACCACCACGGTCACCGGCATCGAGATGTTCCGCAAGCTGCTCGACGAGGGTCAGGCCGGTGAGAACGTCGGTCTGCTCCTCCGTGGCATCAAGCGCGAGGACGTCGAGCGCGGCCAGGTCATCATCAAGCCCGGTTCGGTCACCCCGCACACCGAGTTCGAGGCCCAGGCCTACATCCTGTCGAAGGACGAGGGTGGCCGTCACACCCCGTTCTTCAACAACTACCGCCCGCAGTTCTACTTCCGTACGACGGACGTGACCGGCGTCGTGACCCTCCCCGAGGGCACCGAGATGGTCATGCCGGGTGACAACACCGAGATGAAGGTGGAGCTCATCCAGCCCGTCGCCATGGAGGAGGGCCTGAAGTTCGCCATCCGTGAGGGTGGCCGGACCGTGGGCGCCGGCCAGGTCACCAAGATCAACAAGTGA
- a CDS encoding RpnC/YadD family protein, whose product MVSSSHEALHRIFQQDPGLFARAARHLGVAFPPPVSATELSTDLTETQPLERRVDTLLRMDTEDGSFLLAVESQGRPAPDKPASWAYYLSYVYAKYRVPPVLLVVCADRGTAAWAARQVDIGPRQWPSLTLRPLVLGPDDVPVIDSPDEAARDIPLTVLSAALHRRDPGADAILNALAKALKSVSADDEDTATTFIELTEQGLGTTQAAELWRHLMAVDLSFFQSQTAQKLRAEGQAKGRAEGRAEGQAESRAKDLLLLLGHRGVEVSEQDRERIVGCGDPDVLGLWFRNALTAASTAEIFASAGESGLAD is encoded by the coding sequence ATGGTCAGCTCATCCCATGAGGCCCTGCACCGGATCTTCCAGCAGGACCCGGGCCTCTTCGCCCGCGCCGCCAGACACCTCGGCGTCGCCTTCCCTCCACCCGTCTCCGCCACCGAACTCTCCACGGACCTCACGGAGACGCAGCCGCTGGAACGCAGGGTGGACACGCTGCTGCGGATGGACACCGAGGACGGCAGTTTCCTGCTGGCGGTCGAGTCGCAGGGCCGGCCGGCCCCGGACAAGCCCGCCAGCTGGGCGTACTACCTCTCCTACGTGTACGCCAAGTACCGCGTCCCGCCCGTACTCCTCGTCGTGTGCGCGGACCGGGGGACGGCGGCCTGGGCGGCCCGGCAGGTCGACATCGGCCCCCGCCAGTGGCCCTCGCTCACTCTGCGCCCGCTGGTGCTGGGGCCCGACGACGTACCGGTGATCGACAGCCCCGACGAGGCCGCTCGGGACATCCCGCTCACGGTCCTGTCCGCGGCGCTGCACCGCCGTGATCCGGGCGCCGATGCCATACTGAACGCGCTGGCCAAGGCACTCAAGAGCGTGTCGGCCGACGACGAGGACACCGCAACCACCTTCATCGAACTCACGGAACAGGGCCTCGGCACGACGCAGGCCGCGGAATTGTGGAGGCATCTCATGGCCGTCGACCTTTCGTTCTTCCAGTCGCAGACCGCTCAGAAGCTCCGGGCGGAGGGCCAGGCGAAGGGCCGGGCGGAGGGCCGGGCGGAGGGCCAGGCGGAGAGCCGGGCGAAGGACCTCCTGTTGCTGTTGGGGCATCGGGGTGTCGAGGTTTCCGAGCAGGATCGGGAGCGGATTGTCGGTTGTGGTGATCCCGATGTGCTGGGCCTGTGGTTCAGGAACGCCCTGACCGCCGCGTCGACGGCGGAGATCTTCGCGTCGGCCGGGGAGTCGGGCCTCGCGGACTGA
- a CDS encoding TetR/AcrR family transcriptional regulator, translated as MNQSDEGVGPGDRSRRKDARRNKETLLEAAVAAFLTSGVNAPVRDIASRAGVGLGTLYRHFPTRADLIIAVYRHQVDACAEAGPALMAAAATPHAALRQWIDLFVDFLVTKHGLAAVLRSDDSGFEGLHTYFIDRLLPVCAELLDAAISAHEIRTDIDALTLMRGVGNLCIGAESDPGYDARRLAGVLIDGLRLPR; from the coding sequence GTGAACCAGAGCGACGAGGGCGTCGGGCCCGGAGACCGGTCACGGCGGAAGGACGCCCGGCGCAACAAGGAGACGCTGCTCGAGGCGGCCGTCGCGGCCTTCCTCACGTCGGGCGTGAACGCCCCGGTGCGCGACATCGCGTCCCGGGCCGGCGTCGGGCTCGGCACCCTCTACCGCCACTTCCCGACCCGGGCCGATCTGATCATCGCCGTCTACCGGCACCAGGTGGACGCCTGCGCCGAGGCCGGGCCGGCACTCATGGCCGCCGCCGCGACCCCGCACGCCGCCCTGCGGCAGTGGATCGACCTGTTCGTCGACTTCCTGGTCACCAAGCACGGGCTCGCCGCCGTCCTGCGGTCCGACGACAGCGGCTTCGAAGGGCTGCACACCTACTTCATCGACCGTCTCCTGCCGGTCTGCGCGGAGCTGCTCGACGCCGCGATCTCCGCTCATGAGATCCGCACCGACATCGACGCCCTGACCCTCATGCGCGGCGTCGGCAACCTCTGCATCGGCGCGGAGAGCGATCCCGGCTACGACGCGCGCCGCCTGGCCGGCGTCCTGATCGACGGACTGCGCCTGCCACGCTGA
- a CDS encoding aldo/keto reductase, producing the protein MQYRTLGRTGVQVSTLALGAMNFGAIGRTGQEEATAIVDAALEAGVNVIDTADMYGGGESEEMVGKAIAGRRDDIVLATKATMPMGEERNHRGGSRRWLVTALEDSLRRLGVDHVDLYQMHRWDPATSDEETLSALTDLQRAGKIRYFGSSTFPAYRIVQAQWAARELRLGRYVTEQPSYSILQRGVETHVLPVTEEYGLGVLVWSPLASGWLSGAIREGRDVATHRSTVMPDRFDPSLPANRARLDAVERLAEVAEGAGLTMIQLALGFVTAHPGVTSALIGPRTPEHLRAQLAAADTVLSADVLDAIDGIVAPGVDLAPHEKRDTPPSLLDSSLRRR; encoded by the coding sequence ATGCAGTACCGCACCCTCGGCCGGACCGGCGTCCAGGTCAGTACGCTCGCGCTCGGCGCGATGAACTTCGGCGCCATCGGGCGCACCGGCCAGGAGGAGGCCACCGCCATCGTCGACGCCGCCCTGGAAGCCGGCGTCAACGTCATCGACACCGCCGACATGTACGGCGGCGGGGAGTCGGAGGAGATGGTCGGCAAGGCCATCGCCGGGCGCCGCGACGACATCGTGCTGGCCACGAAGGCGACCATGCCGATGGGGGAGGAGCGCAACCACCGGGGCGGTTCGCGCCGTTGGCTCGTCACCGCGCTGGAGGACAGCCTGCGCCGGCTCGGCGTCGACCACGTCGACCTGTACCAGATGCACCGCTGGGACCCGGCCACCAGCGACGAGGAGACCCTGTCCGCGCTGACCGACCTGCAACGCGCGGGGAAGATCCGCTACTTCGGCTCCTCCACCTTCCCCGCGTACCGCATCGTGCAGGCGCAGTGGGCCGCGCGGGAGCTGCGCCTGGGCCGGTACGTCACCGAGCAGCCCAGCTACTCGATCCTGCAGCGCGGGGTCGAGACCCACGTCCTGCCGGTGACCGAGGAGTACGGGCTCGGCGTGCTGGTGTGGAGTCCGCTGGCCTCGGGCTGGCTGTCCGGCGCGATACGCGAGGGGCGCGACGTCGCCACGCACCGCTCGACGGTCATGCCGGACCGCTTCGACCCCTCGCTCCCCGCCAACCGGGCCCGGCTCGACGCCGTCGAGCGGCTGGCCGAGGTCGCCGAAGGGGCCGGGCTGACGATGATCCAGCTGGCGCTCGGATTCGTGACCGCGCATCCCGGTGTGACCAGCGCGCTCATCGGCCCGCGCACGCCGGAGCACCTGCGGGCGCAGCTCGCCGCTGCCGACACCGTGCTCTCCGCCGACGTGCTCGACGCGATCGACGGGATCGTCGCTCCGGGCGTCGACCTGGCCCCGCACGAGAAGCGCGACACGCCGCCCTCGCTGCTCGACTCCTCACTGCGCCGCCGCTGA
- a CDS encoding SAM-dependent methyltransferase — MDAPIRIDTSKPHPARMYDWFLGGKDNYPVDEELGRQLVAFAPPIPVMARMNRAFMHRATRWVAGQGVRQFLDVGTGIPTEPNLHQVAQGLAADARVVYCDNDPIVLVHAEALLRGTPEGVVDYVQADARDTAAIVDRARRTLDFERPVALSLIALLHFIGDEDGAYELVDRLKEALAPGSHLIMSHLTPDFHPEEASKKVTDLYRAGGLTMDMRSRERFARFFDGLEIVGPGIVAAEEWHPELGEPVPGQDGVHSGAYVAVARKA, encoded by the coding sequence ATGGACGCTCCCATACGGATCGACACCAGTAAGCCGCATCCCGCGCGGATGTACGACTGGTTCCTCGGCGGCAAGGACAACTACCCGGTGGACGAGGAGCTGGGCAGGCAGCTCGTGGCGTTCGCGCCGCCCATCCCCGTGATGGCGCGGATGAACCGGGCGTTCATGCACCGGGCCACCCGCTGGGTGGCCGGCCAGGGCGTACGCCAGTTCCTCGACGTCGGGACCGGCATCCCGACGGAGCCGAACCTGCACCAGGTGGCTCAGGGCCTCGCCGCCGACGCACGGGTCGTGTACTGCGACAACGACCCCATCGTCCTGGTCCACGCCGAGGCGCTGCTGCGCGGCACCCCCGAAGGGGTCGTCGACTATGTCCAGGCGGACGCCCGCGACACCGCCGCCATCGTCGACCGCGCCCGCAGGACGTTGGACTTCGAGCGGCCGGTCGCGCTCTCCCTGATCGCGCTGCTGCACTTCATCGGCGACGAGGACGGGGCGTACGAGCTGGTGGACCGGCTCAAGGAGGCGCTGGCGCCCGGAAGCCACCTGATCATGTCCCACCTCACGCCCGACTTCCACCCGGAGGAGGCGTCGAAGAAGGTGACAGACCTGTACCGGGCTGGCGGGCTCACCATGGACATGCGCAGCCGGGAGCGGTTCGCCCGCTTCTTCGACGGGCTGGAGATCGTCGGCCCCGGCATCGTGGCCGCCGAGGAGTGGCATCCGGAGCTCGGTGAGCCGGTCCCCGGACAGGACGGTGTCCACAGCGGGGCCTATGTGGCGGTGGCCCGCAAGGCGTGA